In Halapricum desulfuricans, a single window of DNA contains:
- the folP gene encoding dihydropteroate synthase, producing the protein MQTVDAAGVRIGDDQPPRIMGVLNVSRESPYDPSVYDDPGEAAEYVDRELIDQGADIVDVGLESANKRFEVLSAEEELDRLDVAIDTIESVSGDAVFSIETRYHEVAEEALNRGFDMVNDICGFADPKMAEVCEEYDVAVAKMASPPDLERPGAVEETPWAQRRSPEWARQAEYVDQVYEALKQNGLTDKTIVDPAFGGWSKAQTIEDDRETFRRLREFRGLGRPILVSINRKNFLRTIADRSTEEALPVSLAATSMAVERGAHVIRTHDVAETRDAALVGSAFTRERIDDGAIDVEELDVTTEGEARRHCERVGADETAAARSVVRVFELGGLAPTQRDWLDTHAPAHGGVYAPGDSDSDLLIGSPAALRALATDVDEANVLGEALATIADRLD; encoded by the coding sequence ATGCAAACCGTCGACGCTGCCGGCGTGCGGATCGGTGACGATCAGCCACCGAGAATCATGGGCGTACTCAACGTCAGCCGCGAGTCGCCGTACGACCCCAGCGTTTACGACGATCCCGGCGAGGCAGCCGAATACGTCGATCGCGAACTCATCGATCAGGGGGCCGACATCGTCGATGTCGGGCTCGAGTCTGCGAACAAACGCTTCGAAGTTCTTTCCGCCGAGGAGGAACTCGACCGGCTCGACGTCGCGATCGATACGATCGAGTCGGTGAGCGGCGATGCCGTCTTTTCGATAGAGACCCGTTACCACGAGGTCGCCGAGGAGGCGCTCAATCGCGGGTTCGACATGGTCAACGACATCTGCGGGTTCGCCGACCCGAAGATGGCGGAGGTCTGTGAGGAGTACGACGTCGCCGTCGCGAAGATGGCCAGTCCGCCGGACCTGGAGCGGCCGGGTGCCGTCGAGGAAACGCCCTGGGCACAGCGGCGCTCGCCGGAGTGGGCTCGGCAGGCCGAGTACGTCGATCAGGTCTACGAAGCGCTGAAACAAAACGGGCTGACTGACAAGACGATCGTCGATCCGGCCTTCGGCGGGTGGAGCAAGGCCCAGACGATCGAAGACGACCGGGAGACGTTCCGTCGCCTCCGGGAGTTCCGGGGACTCGGACGGCCGATCCTCGTCTCGATCAACCGGAAGAACTTCTTGCGGACGATCGCGGACCGGTCGACGGAGGAAGCGTTGCCGGTGAGTCTGGCGGCGACGTCGATGGCGGTCGAGCGCGGCGCACACGTGATTCGTACCCACGACGTCGCCGAGACCCGCGACGCCGCCCTCGTCGGCAGTGCCTTCACGCGCGAGCGGATCGACGACGGTGCGATCGATGTCGAGGAACTCGACGTGACGACCGAGGGCGAGGCACGGCGACACTGCGAGCGCGTCGGTGCCGACGAAACGGCGGCCGCCCGATCGGTCGTCCGGGTGTTCGAACTCGGCGGGCTCGCGCCGACCCAGCGCGACTGGCTGGACACGCACGCCCCGGCCCACGGCGGCGTCTACGCGCCCGGAGACAGCGATAGCGACCTCCTGATCGGCTCGCCGGCCGCGCTCCGCGCGCTCGCGACCGACGTCGACGAGGCGAACGTGCTCGGGGAAGCGCTCGCGACGATCGCGGATCGACTCGACTGA
- a CDS encoding 6-hydroxymethylpterin diphosphokinase MptE-like protein, translated as MDFETWEPVYERILEDMGYDRGADERARDVYAGTLRALEGNVFDGSLDFAGDRVAIAGAGPSLEDELDVARRADAVVAASSAGRRLLANEIGVDCLVTDLDGAPETAVRSTTYGTLVAIHAHGDNVIAIQEHVPRCRLSAVLPTTQAAPRSPVRNFGGFTDGDRAAFLADHFGASELVFPGWDLDDPTVGPTKRRKLRWAERLLHWLERRRDERFDLLEGRRDGIDPIGP; from the coding sequence ATGGACTTCGAAACCTGGGAACCGGTCTACGAGCGGATCCTCGAGGACATGGGCTACGATCGCGGGGCCGACGAGCGTGCCCGTGACGTCTACGCCGGGACGTTGCGCGCGCTGGAGGGGAACGTCTTCGACGGATCGCTCGATTTCGCCGGCGATCGCGTGGCGATCGCAGGGGCGGGTCCGTCCCTGGAGGACGAACTGGACGTAGCGCGGCGAGCGGACGCCGTCGTCGCCGCCTCGAGCGCCGGGCGACGACTGCTCGCCAACGAAATCGGCGTCGACTGTCTAGTCACCGATCTCGACGGTGCGCCCGAGACCGCCGTCCGGTCGACGACCTACGGGACGCTGGTCGCGATCCACGCACACGGCGACAACGTGATCGCCATCCAGGAGCATGTCCCCCGCTGTCGGCTGTCGGCGGTGCTCCCGACGACGCAGGCGGCCCCGCGATCGCCCGTCAGGAACTTCGGCGGGTTTACCGACGGCGACCGCGCGGCGTTTCTGGCCGATCACTTCGGGGCGAGCGAGCTCGTCTTCCCCGGGTGGGATCTGGACGACCCGACGGTCGGGCCGACGAAGCGACGGAAACTCCGCTGGGCCGAGCGACTGTTACACTGGCTCGAGCGACGCCGCGACGAGCGGTTCGACCTGCTCGAGGGCCGGCGCGACGGGATCGATCCGATCGGCCCGTGA
- the gcvH gene encoding glycine cleavage system protein GcvH, with protein MSYDIPELLYLDSHEWIDTTDGTARIGISDVAQDELGDVVFVELPSTGDELSAGDDFAVVESIKAVSDVYAPVSGEVTAVNETLLDRPELLNDDPYGDGWLVEIELADPEELEALLSAEEYEASIET; from the coding sequence ATGAGCTACGACATCCCCGAGTTGCTGTATCTCGACTCCCACGAGTGGATCGATACGACCGACGGCACCGCGCGAATCGGCATTTCGGACGTCGCACAGGACGAACTCGGCGACGTCGTCTTCGTCGAATTGCCGTCGACAGGCGACGAACTCAGCGCCGGCGATGACTTCGCCGTCGTCGAGAGTATCAAGGCCGTTTCAGACGTGTACGCGCCGGTCTCCGGCGAGGTGACGGCGGTCAACGAGACACTGCTCGACCGGCCCGAACTGCTCAACGACGACCCGTACGGCGACGGCTGGCTCGTCGAGATCGAACTCGCCGACCCCGAGGAACTCGAGGCGTTGCTCTCCGCCGAGGAATACGAAGCGTCGATCGAGACGTAG
- the gcvT gene encoding glycine cleavage system aminomethyltransferase GcvT has translation MTRRTPLYQRHADRDAEFTDFGGWEMPVSFDSIRTEHGAVRQSAGKFDVSHMGQIEVTGPDAGRLLQRLTTNDVTALDPGEAQYAAITDEEGIMLEDTVVYRLPDGETYLFVPNAGNDGAMAERCQWIRAEFDLDAEIDNATTDWAMIALQGPDAPERFAEATDVRYALDRFEIERTDVAGVDCLVAATGYTGEDGVELLVPADDASTVWDAFDVQPCGLGARDTLRLEMGFLLSGQDFDPEEEPRTPYEAGIGFVVKLDTEFVGRDALEGVATEGPASKLRGVQLIDRGVPRHGQTVTTADGEAIGHVTSGTMSPTLGEPIGLAYVDIEYADPETVVRVLVRGEPKKARIRTTPFLDR, from the coding sequence ATGACGCGCCGGACGCCGCTCTATCAGCGCCACGCCGACCGGGACGCCGAGTTCACCGACTTCGGCGGCTGGGAGATGCCCGTCTCGTTCGACTCGATCCGAACCGAACACGGGGCCGTTCGCCAGTCGGCCGGGAAGTTCGACGTCTCGCACATGGGCCAGATCGAGGTCACCGGCCCCGACGCGGGGCGTCTCCTGCAACGGCTCACGACCAACGACGTGACCGCGCTCGATCCCGGGGAGGCGCAGTACGCCGCGATCACCGACGAGGAGGGGATCATGCTCGAGGACACGGTCGTCTATCGCCTGCCGGACGGCGAGACGTACCTGTTCGTGCCCAACGCCGGCAACGACGGGGCGATGGCCGAACGGTGTCAATGGATTCGCGCCGAGTTCGATCTCGACGCCGAAATAGACAACGCGACGACCGACTGGGCGATGATCGCTCTGCAGGGCCCGGACGCGCCCGAGCGCTTCGCGGAGGCGACCGACGTGCGCTACGCGCTCGATCGGTTCGAGATCGAGCGTACCGACGTCGCCGGCGTGGACTGTCTGGTCGCGGCCACGGGCTACACCGGCGAGGACGGCGTCGAACTGCTGGTTCCGGCAGACGACGCTTCGACCGTCTGGGACGCCTTCGACGTCCAGCCCTGCGGGCTCGGCGCGCGCGACACGCTCCGTCTGGAGATGGGTTTCCTGCTCTCCGGACAGGACTTCGACCCCGAGGAAGAGCCGCGGACGCCCTACGAGGCGGGGATCGGGTTCGTCGTCAAACTCGACACGGAGTTCGTCGGCCGCGACGCGCTGGAAGGGGTCGCCACGGAGGGGCCGGCGTCGAAACTCCGGGGCGTGCAACTGATCGACCGGGGCGTCCCGCGCCACGGCCAGACCGTGACGACAGCCGACGGCGAGGCGATCGGACACGTCACCAGCGGGACGATGAGTCCGACGCTGGGCGAACCGATCGGGCTGGCGTACGTCGACATCGAGTACGCCGACCCGGAGACCGTCGTTCGCGTGCTCGTCAGGGGCGAACCGAAGAAAGCACGTATCAGGACCACGCCATTCCTCGATAGATGA